The Gadus morhua chromosome 10, gadMor3.0, whole genome shotgun sequence genome segment GCACCTGAGCGGGCTGTTCCTGAACGAGGAGGTGCTGTCCCTGAGggtcacggaggaggaggaccgcGTCGGGGACGACCTCGACGTGCTGATGTGACCCCAGTGAGCCAATCAGTGCTCCCTCTAggcctgtccccccccctccccccgccgccgccgctgctgctgctgctgctctatccccgcctcccgcccccctccccccctgatcGCATGCGTTAGCATATGAACAGCACAACACGCCCCCCAGCGCAAGTCCTCGTTAGAACAAAGGCCTTATTATACAGATTAATTTGTGTAGATGTTATTGCTTTGTGCATGCTCGCCCTTCCTCTGCCAGCGTCGCTCATAGTTATGTACTCATTAGTCAACCGCTGGCTGACACTGTCGGCAGCCTCCTAGTATTGTAAGAGTTCTGGTGAGAGATATACAGTAGGTAGTAGCTACCAACTGCGCCAAGGACTGTAGTGAGTAACGCTAAAGTTTAGGAGCTCTCCTATGTTTGACAGCTGTTTCTACTTATAGGACCTGCTTTTAGCCCGCTTTTAGCAAACGTAGTGGCATCTTTGAGACTTTTAGAGCCCAAAATTCGACATGCTTCTGCTTCTGCCATCGTCAACGTCGTCTGCCCTTAATGGAGGGATCCTCCTGGGAGTCCTAGTTGTTTAGGCCCTCAGCTGCTGCTTCTGCCAGCCAGAGAAGACCCCGACCTGCTCTAACCCTTGATcaaagatgtaaaaaaaagtgAACTGAGGAAATGCAAACTCTTGCTGTCGCGTATTTCtaaaaatatgtacaatcctttttttttttgcttttttctcCCTGCAAAGCTTTTCATTTATGAGACTTTTAGAACCGACGACCTTGGTCGTTGTTATTATATGAAACCTCAAGAGACATCAAGGACTATTAGAGCAAATACACATTCTGCTGTGCAATGGCTCACATCCAGAccccatcaccttaaccactatTCAAACGTTATATTTTTCACCAGCAAAACATATCTGAAGAAAAAGGTGAAGATTAATGCATAGTTTTCCAACACTGCTCTTAAACGACGTCATGCTGAATCCTAACTGACGTTAAGTTATGAGCTGGtggtctccgtctctctctggccctgCTGCTGTCTGCACGTCACCGCACCGCTCCACCCTCATAGGCCTAGAGGGACCGCTGACCCACCCTCATAGGCCTAGAGGGGACACTGACCCAACATCAGAGGCCTAGAGGGACCACTGACCCACTGCATGTAGTCTGCATCCTCCGTCACCCCCACCAGGTCCGACGGGTCACTAACCATACAGCTTGGGACTTTATTTGCGTAGCTATAATAACACAGCGGTCATCTGTGTCATGTAAATAAATGGTAAATAAGTTTAAATAGTTGGCTTCTGGATCTTTCTGACTTGCGTGCGCCTCCTGTTTTAAAGCGGTTTTAGATCCCCCTCCCGTTGCGTTCTTGTGCATCCACCAGGATTTGACGCGTTTCACGTTTGTACAAAACGAGACCAACGTTGTGTTACTGATGGCTGGAAAGTTTGATCACCTGATCAGGTTTTAATAATTTAACTGTTATTGCTGAGGTCTTCATTGTGATGGTCCTGAACTATTCCTGTGTTTTCATATGCATTGGCTCGGTTTGCTTTGTGTTTCTttagtgtgcgcgtgtgttgcAGGTCTCATCATTAAGGATGGAGATGGCTTTAGGCTCATGCTTTGTATGAGGCGTGGTGGTAGAACTAGTCTCGTCAGGTCCGCTCTTGCAGAGCTCAGGCTGAATTGGGTTATCGGTGAGCCATCAAGGTTGTGTTTGCATCGCGCTGTTTCTAGAACGTGTGGGCCCAGACGAGTTAAGGGCATGTAAAATGCTCTAATCTGAAGTCtggtgcttttgtttgtttcttatcGCTGGTCTGATTGAAGGATTAGGTCCTATCGTATGTGTCtttcattttccttttcttttccttctGGTTCTGGTCGTTTTCTCGGACATCGACCTGTCCGCTCCAGAGCACTCTGTCGCCCCCTTGTGGACGCTCCCGGTTCTCGAACGCAACTTTCACTTTGACCTCCTGACTCTTGTTTCTGTATGCTGGACATCAGCCTTCGCTTCTGTCCCCTGTGTGAAGTTATGACCCTAATATTACAGCCattataatgaaaaaaaaaaagtttatgtATTCAGTAGTGACAAATTAGTAATCtattttgaaaaataataaaaaatagcattttgaaaaaaaagaaaaaaaactagcTGCAACACAATCCTAAAAAACTAATTGATGTAAATATATTTGCGTTTATCTGACATTCTAAGCCCCTGATTCCCAACTGGAATGTTAATACTGGAATGTGCTAAGGAGTTTGCACGTTGTATGTACTAATGACTAGTGACATTTAAATGGTACCAGTAATGATCAGTTGATGTATGGGAATACACAAGGCGGCAAGATGACCATCCCTTACCAACATTATTAGTATTTATTGCTAGGATGTCATCTTCTCGGTAACATCACCCGGCCAGGCCGACCTGCTTTTGATCTCTGGCCTGTTCATGAACTGTTCACTGGATGTCGCCTAATGTAAACGGCTGCTCCCTGAACATATACTGGCTCACACAGGAGACTGCTGTCTGCTGGATAGACCCCATGTACTGTGCTCTGGGCGaaatacatttaataaataaCATTGTTGCAACCTATTACTGTCGTCTCTGTATCTACTTTGTTTCTGTTGTCGTTTCCTGCCCTGTAAAGGTTGGGTTATGCCTTTGAGTGTAACTAGCTGAACACAAGCTGAGCAATTTACGCAATGCTATGTTGATGCTAACATATACTTTCTGAAACTGAAAGAAACTgctttttaaaaacatttgcaaatttttatttaaatagtaTGCTGGTGGACGACACACTACGTCCTCAGTCACTCCAGGGTGAATATTAATCTCATAACCTACAGTCCTATATGCTCACTGTTCTCCCTGTCCCGTCAATCCGCCTAgcggccaccagggggcagcatcCGCACCACACGAAACACGGAAGTCACACGGAACTTGGAAGTCATCGTCATCGTTGTGTTTGTATTGCTGCTGTTGTGCACAAAGCGATCGGATCCAGTACGATCCAGCAGATGCACAATAACGCTCCCGTTTAATAACCGGAGATGGGCGGTCACGGCCTGATGGGGGACGAGCCCGAGTCCCTGGACTACTCGGTCCATGAGGCCTGGAACGAGGCCACCAACGTGTACCTGCTGGTCGTCCTGGTCAGCTTCGGCCTGCTCATGTACGCAAGGAAGTAAGAACACTTTCCCTTTTCCGATCTAAACAATGCATTATCATTTGACGTcgacattcagggcatttagaagatgctttcatccaaagcgtcttacaattagtacatttctcagaagaaagaaacaacagtacatcgctgtcggtgcagtaaggatgttctgtagtgccaagcactaacgcgcgtaacgcgttcagtgtggccgtaccttaacagtcactaggttaacccattccccctataaaacaaagatagctaggataagatgctacacaatgctaagtattattattatttacaataagtgcgtaggaGGGGTTTGCTATGCAGAGTCCATGAGACGATGCAGCTGTATAAATCCAGCCTGATGATATTTGTGCCTGTGATGTTGgtcatttgtgtttttattcctCATTTCCGTCTCCATCCCTGTGCAACGTGCAGAAACAAGAGGAAGATCATGCGCATCTTCACTTTGCCTCCCGCCAGCACCCCAGAGCCCAACTTCTACGACAGCCTGCAGAAGGTCCGTCTGCGGCAGCAGCTGGAGATGTACTCTCTGTGTAAGCGTGTGCATTTATACACAAACGATGCATGGACTTTATGTGTGCGTCGTCCTGCAGAAGGATCTGGTATCTGAAAGCGGAAAAGGGAAATAAGATTTAGCCTTGCTTCAGTCCAAGTATCAGTAACCAGCACTAaagttaattaattaacattatcATCATACACATTCAGACACCAATCATtgtatgtacatgtatgtgaatatgcttacatatattatatatatacatatatattactTACGACAAAACATGTTGGAGAAAAATAATCCAGAGAAACATAAATACCATTTCTAGAAGAGCTGAAGTTCTGGAATTGTATATCTTATATCTATCTGTATATCTTTCTGAACCACATTGAAAATTGTTTGACCGTTTTTTTATTCTAAGGTTTTGGCAAGACCAACATGTATGCATCACAAACTTCTGTCTGTTTGGTTTCCCACAGCCAGGAAGTTCGAGCAGCCGGGCCAGACGGAGAGCGTCCAGCTCTCCATGGAATGAGACCAGAGAGCGCTGTCCAGCTGTCCCCCGAGCAGGTCACCGCTCGCTCAGCCCTACCCCTCACACCGTCTCCCCAAGCGAACCCTTACATGGAGCATAGGGGTTGTGAAGTTGACCCCAATGTCGACCGCTATGGGGAGCCCTCCTTGTTTGGAGCTCTCTAAAAGGGTTGGTTCTGTACCACAAGAGAGCGCCCGTCAGGACGTAGAACAATGcttccccccccatcccttcctCGACCAGCTCAGGTTACGGGGAATTGTTGCTGCGTGCCGGCTCTCCATGTGGCCGTAGCGGGGGGGGGTAGGTGGTTTCCGTTTGCTGTGTGGTGCGTAGTGATGGTGTGAGGGCGATGTCTAGGCTCCCCTTCAGTGGAGGGTCATCCCATAACTGGCATTCCTGTGTTTCATCTGCATTTTTAAGGATCTGCTTCGTATCGTTGTTGCATATTATTTTTTGCGATTAAGCCCTTTTTTGGGTTTTAAAATATTCTGTATATACAAAGTCATTGTTTCCTATAATACTGTTGTCTTGCGTGATTGGATATGTAAATTGGCTTTGAGTAAAACAATTTGAAGATGGTGTATTAAAACTAATGATTCAACCATTTGTCAATTTTTTTGGTGAGCCAATGTAAGACTTGCAATGGTTCTCCACCGCAAGTCTCAGAGCAGAGACCAACTCACCGTCCTTGATTCTAGAATCCTGCCAGCCTCTCAGAGTCCCTCACCAGTTATTGATGCCCGAAGCTTGTCCAGCCTTTTATTTTTCAAGCATAACCTTGTACAGATTCTTTTGCAAACAATAAGCAAATATACAAAATGCGCCAggcattataaaaaatattcctTACCAATTGGATTTCAAACACTTCCATATTGCTGATATCTTCAAGAAAACATTTGTAAACGGTAAATAAAAAGCCAGCAAGTAGTGCCAAGTGTTCGATAGGTTTCAACGTATGCAGTAAGAAAGGCGTTCTGATGGAAGGCTGTCCGATCGTCTGCTCAGTGGACAGACGGTCTGTCCGGTCGTCATCAGTGGCGGAGCAGCGGACAGACGTCTGTCCGGTCGTCGGGGAGCGCGCTGGTGTACGAGGACGTCCAGTCCCGGTTGAACACCCCGTCCAGCTGCCCCTGCAGGGTGGCCTGGCCGGGGCCCACGGCCGAGCCCGTCTGGTTCACCACCAGCCCCACGCCCGCCGTCTGCACAAAGTAGTTCTCCGACCAGTTGGACGTACCTGGAGCACAGCGCAGCCGTTAGCCTATATCGTCAGGGACCCCTGAGGTCATCACCGCAGAGTGCACAGGCAAGCAGAACACTTTAAAGGGCGTCACGTGCGTTGTTATTAGTGGATCAGTTACTTTGCTGAAATGGAACCACTTAAATCTTGATCTTGAGCCAGCCCTGGGCCAAAATAACAGGTGATCTTCATCTGGGACGGCTGATCATGGACCAAATTGCACCGAATGTAACGTACAATGTAATGAATCTGTGAGATTTATTTAGCTTAGTTAGTTAGGAATTTAGTTAGTAttgaaaaaaagattaaaatagGTTCATGTGCTAGTCCGATGTTCCCTGGCCAATAGATTTAATAAAAAACACTCAGGTTTATCTTATACAACCAGTTCCTGtgcatgcctgcctgtgtgtgtgtgtgtgtgtgtgtgtgtgtgtgtgtgtgtgtgtgtgtgtgtgtgtgtgtgtgtgtgtgtgtgtgtgtgtgtgtgtgtgtgtgtgtgtgtgtgtgtgtgttcacatggtatagagagaggggggggggggtacctatGTAGGCCACGCGATCTGTCACCATGTACTTGGCGTGGTTGACGCGAGCGTAGGGGATCTTCATCTGCTCGGGCGTGGAGGGCACGGTGAACACTttctggaggagggagggcgggggggaggccAACCGTTAGAAGAAGGAAGGATGTGGTCGGGGCTTCCTGACCCCCGACCACATGATGGTTGAACGGTTTCAACGATTATACACGTGGCGATTATAAACAAAAACCCAGTTGAAGAGGTCCCATTTTATaccatcaggtgtgagtgtcattagccgttacaagccgttttgaaaacgTGCCTCCACCTGTGTTTTAGTGCcctcacaggtgggcgtgtccacctagatgtgtgctgttTAGATCAGtcgaccagcctacccagtggactgtggcaAACGTTACTGacctatccgtcatacatctaggtggacacgcccacttgggaCGTCACTAAAAACACAGGTAAAGGCTGATCCCCCTCCCACCTGTTGGTATAATGGGTCCCATTTAAGGGGGCTCCACACTCCAAACCCCCCCACCAACGACACTACACAACATGTTAGTGAAGAAGCGCCCCACGCACCACGTGGACGCGACAGCCGAGCGGCGGGCGGCCCAGGACGCTCAGCGACTGCAGGAAGACGAACATGGCGGGCGGCGACTGCGGCCAGCAGCTCACCAGCAGCTTGACCTCCACGCCGCGCATACACGCCGCCTCACGCAGCGCCGAGTCGATGGCGGGCCAGAACCTGACGCCATGGCAAccacagaggagagagaagtgggGAGATGGACCGGGAGAGGGTCAGGTTGAACTGGGAGAGGGTCAGGTTGGACTGGGAGAGGTAGAACTGGGAGAGGGTCAGGTTGGACTGGGAGAGGTAGAACTGGGAGAGGGTCAGGTTGAACTGGGAGAGGGACAGGTTGAACTGGGAGAGGGACAGGTTGAACTGGGAGAGGGTATGGTTGAATCGGGTGATGGACAGGTTGAACTGGGAGAGGGTCTGGTTGAACTGGGAGAGAGGGGTTGCACTGGGAGAGGCGCTCAAAGGGTCATAAAGGACTGCTCGTGCGCTGGCGTGTAGGACAAGACGGTGCCTGAAGGTGCTGCTCGCTTACCGGCCCGGCACCGAGAACTGGGAGGTCGGGAGGAAGTCCATGACAGAGATGTGGACGAAGCGGCGGGCGTCGGAGATGACGGACAGGATGGCCCACAGGTCGTCTGTGCGGCCGCGGGCTGAGATCTGGGGTGGTGCGCTCTGGAGGGAAACAGATAGAACAGGACGAGTGACGTGAATGAAGACATGCAGCTCGTGTGTCAACAGCTGTGGGACTGCACAAAGGCTAACtgatatgttttatttattaggcTATGTTCAAGTAGTTCTGATCTGTCTGTCCCAtaagatacgcacacacacacacacacacacacacacacacacacgtacacacacacacacacacagacacacacacactaagacactcacagacagatagacgcGTGCAGGCACGCCGTTGAGGCTCAGGTTCAGCGGCTGCTGGGCGCTGGACAGAGCCGAGAGGCGGGCCGGCCAATAGGGCGGCAGCGAGACGTTTTTCTCCGCCCCCAAGCCCCAGTAGACCCCGAAGATACGTGCGGCGTCCTGGGCCAGGCAGCTGCAGTCCTCCACGGACACGCccacctccttcacctgggggccgggagggggcgggggttaGAAACGCAGGAAACCGTTCTCGGTAATGTCGAACAGATAAGCAAAGTCTGTTCAATGCAAATCAGTGAGCGTGTCGTAGCAGCCGTTATTAAAGCCGTTATCTGGATTGAAAAAAGCCTAAACCAGTCCTTGATGTATGCAACAGCCCCGGGCGAATGTACCGCATACAGGAATGATGCAAATAACTGCCACAGACGTAGTGCCAGTAAtagcccccaccccctactgatCCGAAATGTACAGCATAACCcggtaatgataataataataaatgggaCTTATATTGCGCTTTTCTAGGACTCAAAGTCtctttaataataacaataataataatacatttaatttagagccgcctttcaagacacccaaggtcaccttacagagcatatagtcgtcataaatcgtttaaaaaaaacaagacattgtggaaaaaataaataaataaacataataaatatatgttATTACACCTTTACACTGAGGCGCGGTGGTAGTAAAAGAAACAACAGACATACAGCACAGACACACCGGTGAAAGGGGGGGCTAAGAGAAGGCAGTAGAGATAAGATGGGTCTTGAGGGGGGATTGGAAAGCTGGGAGAGACTCTGTGTCTCTGATGTCTTGGGGAAGCTGCCCTAGAGAAGGTTCTGTCCCCAATACGGCAAAGGTTATCGCCACGCATTTGTTCCTGGGTATTAAAATCCACCAATGAGCTCCATCAAATGGCTGGAGAGCGGTGGGGAGTAGATTGGAAAAGGCGTTCACCACAAGTATGGACTCAAACCGACAAAGAGGAATGCAAATCGTGGCAGGGCAGATCTGAGTCAAATGACATGCGGCTGGTTTTACCGAACAGGCTGAATATTTGTGTTCCAGGAAGATTGAGCAATGAAAAAAGTATTGAGACATTGTGGCCTTTGTTATTTAGGAAgcctatagatatatatatcgcCCGTTATGCAATAACTCAAGTTGCAAAAGTGGAAAAGGGAATAGCTACTGCTAGATTACTACAAAATAAACGCAATGAGTAGCGAGTAGTATGTAGTAACTAGTAGTATGTAGTAAGTAAGTAGCGAGTTCTCTTTTCTGTAAGAATAGGTAAATGCTGTGAACTGCCAAATGAAACAGAATTCCATGAAAACGTTGCATTTAAAGAAGCTAAAACGGCATTGAAAGTCGTTTTCCGCTCTACTCAAGCAGTTGTAGAATGTAGATACAGCAAACCGGTCAAGCAACATTGCAGGTTCAACTGACAACGCCAGAAAGCGTCGTCCGTCATGTTTTTAAGTACTACCACCAGCTGCGCTAGACTACACTTTGATAAAGGAATTTGTCTCTCATTATGTATACATAATgagtagagatgtccgatattatcggcccaccgatattatcggcccgatattagcataaaaatgtaatatctgtcaatatcggtatcggattttttttgccttaaaaccgattttttttttttttttttatagctcaaataaatgttttcaaaattgtgcagtacagtgcacattgtaattgactcatatttgtgcatttattcaattaaggttattgagttttagttaaagaaacatactgctatgttgcacatagttgttcaggtacaatgttttatcatttgtgaagtcaagtttgccctatttgttgtgggcattgtcaagattatctcagggagagtgtaatccaaactgttgtctgagaccattaaaaaaataaaaataaacatggcacttttcccttaaattaagttgaagtatttttcttattttgcacagacaatgttaacatttggaaagccttgttgcattcaagaatgcatccagtggggcatcacaataacattaagcatgttgtgttaattccacaacaggagatatgtaatgttacctaaattaggtttgaggaaaaataacccaaatatcgacatcggtatcggctgatatcggaatcgaaaatttagagttggacaatatcgcatatcggatatcggcaaaaaagccaatatcggacatccctaataaTGAGGGCTTTGAGAGAATTAAAGAAAGTCATCCATCAAAGTGCTGcactaggcaaggcaaggcaaggcaattttatttatgtagcacttttcatacacaaggcagactcaaagtgcttcacatataaacattgtcatacaataaaataaaataatagataagtaaaagaaaacatatgcaaagaaatgagtaaaatagaaagtgcattgtatttaagatcagagtatccgcgtcgggactccaacccgacctaaaggaacttggtactttctctgggactccaacccggattctagtaacccttatcctttctctctggtatcagatcatgtatctttctggtaaaaatagaaaatgaaattgaaagtaaaaaaggctttttagtaagtaaaattgaaagtgcaatgtatttaagatcagatcaacagtctctctggaacccacgtcgggactccaacccgccctaaaggaacttggtcctttctacATTAGGGTGTGTGTTAAccgtgtgtgtgctgcagtaGGGGTGTGTGCAGCGTGTGTGCAGCGCGTGCTCGCTGCGCCGGGCGCCGTGTACCTGGCTGAGGGAGCGCCAGTCCATGTTGGCGCTGCCCAGGTAGAGGTGCTGCGTGTCCACCACCCACAGCTTGGTGTGCAGGATGCCCCCCGTCACGGCCTGGAggtccacctccctcacctccgcccctaagaaagagagagagacacccttCACACCCTGGAGAAGCCTGCAGTGTGTCCAACTGGATATCCATATGTTGAGTAATTAGCGTCTTCCCACAGAGACCGAGGTGTCTAGATTTGACATGATGGATTGGCTCATACAGCCAAGTCATGTTAAGGCCTATtcagctttgatcatcttgcagGACAttgcattcacatttacattttggccATTCAGCAGACGTTTTATCCTTAGCGACTTACAATACATTTGTACATTATAGTTCATTGGTcggaaaaaagagaaacaatatttcGCTGTTGGTAGAGTAACGATGAGGTGTTCTTAGAGATGCTCCTGTGGGGAGTTTGTTGTTAAGAGAAAAGTCGACAATTCCTCAAAAGTGTCAAAGAACAGTTGGATTTAAGTGTCAGACATTAAGAGCTCTACAgtgcagacattaagagctctagagtgcagacattaagagctCTACGCTGCTGACATTAAGAGCTCTAGAGTGCAGTCACTAAGAGCTCTAGAGTGCAGTCACTAAGAGCTCTACGATGCAGACATTAAGAGCTCTACGGTGCAGACATTAAGAGATCTACGgtgcagacattaagagctCTACGGTGGAGACATTAAGAGCTCTAGAGTGCAGACAATAAGAGCTCTATGgtgcagacattaagagctctagggtgcagacattaagagctctagggtgcagacattaagagctCTAGAGTGCAGTCACTAAGAGCTCTAGAGTGCAGTCACTAAGAGCTCTACGATGCAGACATTAAGAGCTCTACGGTGCAGACATTAAGAGATCTACGgtgcagacattaagagctttagagtgcagacattaagagctCTAGAGTGCAGACATTAAGAGATCTACGgtgcagacattaagagctctagagtgcagacattaagagctCTACGGTGCAGATATTAAGAGCTCTAGGGTGCAGACATTAAGAGATCTACGgtgcagacattaagagctttagagtgcagacattaagagctCTAGAGTGCAGACATTAAGAGATCTACGgtgcagacattaagagctctagagtgcagacattaagagctCTACGGTGCAGATATTAAGAGCTCTAGGgtgcagacattaagagctctagagtgcagacattaagagctctacggtgcagacattaa includes the following:
- the smim19 gene encoding small integral membrane protein 19 produces the protein MGGHGLMGDEPESLDYSVHEAWNEATNVYLLVVLVSFGLLMYARKNKRKIMRIFTLPPASTPEPNFYDSLQKVRLRQQLEMYSLSRKFEQPGQTESVQLSME